One window of the Zea mays cultivar B73 chromosome 3, Zm-B73-REFERENCE-NAM-5.0, whole genome shotgun sequence genome contains the following:
- the LOC100286186 gene encoding xylogalacturonan beta-1,3-xylosyltransferase translates to MGAPSSRALALGAAFLLLLVALPSAFLYLTSSAATRATLLDLKPFSARCAPAVAPLRVFMYDLPARFHVAMMGAAAGAGFPAWPPSAGGIRRQHSVEYWMMASLQDGGAGPERGREAVRVRDPDAADAFFVPFFSSLSFNVHGRNMTDPDTEADRLLQVELVDILWKSKYWQRSAGRDHVIPMHHPNAFRFLRAMVNASILIVSDFGRYTKELASLRKDVVAPYVHVVGSFLDDDPPDPFEARHTLLFFRGRTVRKDEGKIRSKLEKILKGKEGVRFEDSIATGDGINISTEGMRSSKFCLHPAGDTPSSCRLFDAIVSHCVPVIVSSRIELPFEDEIDYSEFSLFFSVEEALRPDYLLNELRQVPKRKWVDMWLKLKNVSHHYEFQYPPRKGDAVNMIWRQVRHKIPAVNLAIHRNRRLKIPDWWG, encoded by the exons ATGGGGGCGCCGAGCAGCCGCGCGCTGGCGCTGggcgcggccttcctgctgctcctcgTCGCGCTGCCCTCCGCCTTCCTCTACCTCACCTCCTCCGCGGCCACCCGCGCCACCCTCCTCGACCTCAAGCCCTTCTCCGCCAGGTGCGCGCCCGCAGTCGCGCCGCTCCGCGTCTTCATGTACGACCTGCCTGCGCGCTTCCACGTCGCCATGATGGGGgccgccgccggcgcggggttccCCGCGTGGCCGCCGTCCGCGGGCGGGATCAGGCGCCAGCACAGCGTGGAGTACTGGATGATGGCGTCGCTCCAGGATGGGGGCGCGGGACCGGAGCGGGGAAGGGAGGCCGTCAGGGTGCGGGATCCTGACGCCGCCGACGCCTTCTTCGTGCCCTTCTTCTCCTCGCTCAGCTTCAACGTGCACGGTCGCAACATGACCGACCCTGACACCGAGGCCGACCGCCTCCTGCAG GTTGAACTTGTGGATATTCTCTGGAAGTCTAAATATTGGCAACGTTCTGCGGGCCGTGACCATGTCATTCCTATGCATCACCCTAATGCTTTCAGATTCCTGCGAGCAATGGTGAATGCATCTATTCTTATAGTTTCAGACTTTGGGAGATACACAAAGGAACTGGCTTCCCTGAGGAAAGATGTTGTGGCACCATATGTGCATGTTGTGGGTTCCTTCCTTGATGACGATCCACCTGATCCATTTGAGGCTCGCCATACACTGCTTTTCTTTCGAGGCCGTACTGTCAGGAAAGAT GAAGGGAAAATCCGGTCAAAACTTGAGAAGATATTAAAAGGCAAGGAAGGGGTGCGCTTTGAGGATAGCATTGCCACGGGCGACGGCATTAACATA TCTACAGAAGGTATGCGGTCATCAAAGTTTTGTCTCCACCCTGCTGGGGACACTCCTTCCTCATGCCGCCTGTTTGATGCCATAGTCAGTCATTGTGTTCCTGTGATAGTCAGCAGTCGAATCGAGCTCCCTTTTGAAGATGAGATTGATTACAGTGAGTTCTCCCTTTTCTTCTCCGTTGAAGAGGCTCTAAGACCTGATTACTTGCTGAACGAGCTCAGACAGGTCCCCAAAAGGAAGTGGGTTGATATGTGGTTGAAGCTTAAGAATGTCTCCCATCATTATGAATTCCAGTATCCCCCCAGGAAGGGCGACGCGGTGAACATGATATGGAGGCAGGTGAGGCACAAGATCCCCGCAGTTAACCTTGCTATTCACAGGAACAGAAGACTGAAAATTCCAGACTGGTGGGGATAA